The following are encoded in a window of Staphylococcus piscifermentans genomic DNA:
- the opp3b gene encoding oligopeptide ABC transporter permease → MLRYVLKRFGYMLISLFIIMTITFFLMKLMPGSPFNDAKLSADQKEILNETYGLNDPVIVQYLHYLKNVVTGDFGVSFQYHNQPVWDLIQPRLGPSMEMGLTAMVIGIILGLILGVAAATKQNTWVDYSSTVISVIAVSVPSFVLAVLLQYVFSVRLRWFPVAGWEGISTAVLPSLALSAGVLATVARYIRAEMIEVLSSDYILLARAKGNSMMRVLFGHALRNALIPVITIIVPMLAGILTGTLTIENIFGVPGLGDQFVRSIQTNDFSVIMATTLLFSTLFIVSIFIVDILYGIIDPRIRVQGGKK, encoded by the coding sequence ATGCTTAGATATGTACTCAAACGTTTTGGATACATGTTGATTTCTTTGTTCATCATTATGACTATCACTTTCTTCTTAATGAAATTGATGCCAGGCTCACCATTTAATGATGCGAAGTTAAGTGCTGATCAAAAGGAAATTTTAAACGAAACATATGGTTTAAATGATCCAGTCATCGTGCAGTACTTACATTATCTGAAAAACGTAGTTACAGGAGATTTTGGAGTATCTTTCCAATATCATAACCAACCCGTTTGGGATTTAATACAACCTAGATTAGGACCTTCCATGGAAATGGGATTAACGGCAATGGTTATCGGTATTATTTTAGGATTGATTTTGGGGGTAGCAGCTGCAACGAAACAAAACACATGGGTGGACTATTCATCTACAGTAATTTCAGTTATCGCTGTATCAGTTCCATCATTCGTATTAGCAGTATTGTTACAATATGTATTTTCAGTAAGATTAAGATGGTTCCCAGTAGCAGGTTGGGAAGGAATTTCTACAGCTGTCTTACCATCTTTAGCACTTTCAGCGGGCGTACTTGCAACTGTTGCACGATACATACGAGCGGAAATGATTGAAGTGCTGAGTTCGGATTATATCTTATTAGCAAGAGCGAAAGGGAATTCTATGATGCGTGTACTTTTCGGACATGCACTGAGAAATGCTTTGATTCCAGTTATTACAATTATCGTTCCGATGTTAGCAGGTATTTTAACAGGGACACTGACAATCGAGAACATCTTCGGGGTACCAGGACTAGGGGATCAATTCGTAAGATCCATTCAAACGAATGACTTCTCTGTCATTATGGCCACTACACTTTTATTCAGTACGTTATTTATTGTATCGATTTTCATTGTAGATATTCTGTATGGAATTATCGATCCGCGTATTAGAGTGCAAGGAGGTAAGAAATAA
- a CDS encoding DUF3899 domain-containing protein: MNKYIQWLIWVLFAPLVSLIIWGFKAHTWPNYIDILFIVSMVLFIAGFVVILVQDGIFDATSYGFRRIRYQMAGKKHQKAWKDDEFVNPKQAKKDFYLVEAWAKRITIINALFILLCLCAILTF; encoded by the coding sequence ATGAATAAATATATACAATGGTTAATTTGGGTGTTATTTGCACCTTTAGTAAGTTTAATAATTTGGGGATTCAAGGCACATACATGGCCGAATTACATAGACATTTTATTTATTGTCAGTATGGTCTTATTTATTGCTGGCTTCGTGGTTATTTTAGTTCAAGATGGTATCTTTGATGCGACCAGCTATGGGTTCAGACGTATTCGCTATCAGATGGCTGGCAAGAAGCATCAAAAAGCTTGGAAAGATGATGAATTTGTGAATCCTAAACAAGCAAAGAAAGATTTCTATTTAGTAGAAGCATGGGCAAAGAGAATAACGATTATAAATGCACTTTTCATCCTTTTATGTTTATGTGCAATATTAACCTTTTAG
- a CDS encoding MFS transporter, producing the protein MRQFNQLSKTLKARMLCDFLLTLSSTAILPFMALYLTTMVNAVFAGIFLMTTVIVGFFVSFIGGYVSDHFERKRVISFVHGIYTFCLVVLIITVNMHDIGLILFCTTFFIFTITNSFEMPILEAAVMDAIHPAKREFIYRFFYWMNNIATAIGMLIGAALYAEHRHLLFGLFLVANLISWYVFVFIYDVHQKFANHDSLDSVVKKFVHGYVQAFKDKSYIILVLAFSLVFMAEASLDTYVVVRLQKTFEPLSFLGIEIDGVRIFTIIMIVNTVTVVFLTFYINRLVESYSKKVIFLIGIICYTFGYAMITSVNTFLLILVLAFIATIGEIIYSPIYNAERFALTPEDARGVYSSISSLGFTTSKILAQLGLVIGAFLTPWMMSIYTGLIVLIGFFLMYLVLFKTSKVPENYK; encoded by the coding sequence ATGCGCCAATTCAATCAACTTTCAAAAACCTTAAAAGCTAGAATGCTTTGCGATTTTTTGTTAACCCTTTCTAGCACTGCAATTTTACCTTTCATGGCGCTTTACCTGACTACTATGGTTAATGCAGTTTTTGCTGGTATTTTTTTAATGACGACCGTAATCGTCGGTTTTTTTGTATCGTTTATTGGAGGTTATGTCTCTGATCACTTTGAGCGCAAAAGAGTAATCAGTTTTGTTCACGGTATTTATACATTTTGTTTAGTTGTACTGATAATTACAGTGAATATGCATGACATCGGTTTAATCTTATTTTGCACTACCTTCTTCATCTTTACTATTACCAATTCTTTCGAAATGCCTATTCTAGAGGCAGCAGTTATGGATGCCATTCATCCAGCAAAGCGCGAGTTTATATATCGTTTTTTCTATTGGATGAATAACATTGCGACTGCAATCGGTATGTTAATCGGTGCAGCGTTATATGCTGAGCATCGTCATTTACTATTTGGACTTTTCCTCGTTGCGAACTTGATCAGTTGGTATGTCTTTGTATTCATCTATGATGTGCATCAGAAATTTGCGAATCACGATTCTTTAGACTCTGTGGTGAAAAAGTTTGTGCACGGGTATGTTCAAGCCTTTAAAGATAAATCTTATATCATTTTGGTTCTAGCATTTAGTTTGGTCTTCATGGCTGAAGCAAGCTTAGATACTTATGTCGTTGTTCGTCTGCAAAAGACATTTGAACCTCTTTCGTTTTTAGGAATTGAAATTGATGGCGTACGTATTTTCACTATAATTATGATTGTTAATACAGTCACTGTGGTATTCTTAACATTTTATATCAATCGTTTAGTAGAAAGTTATTCGAAGAAAGTGATATTTCTAATCGGAATTATTTGTTATACTTTCGGTTACGCCATGATAACTTCTGTTAATACATTCTTACTCATTTTAGTATTAGCATTCATTGCAACTATTGGAGAAATTATCTATTCACCGATTTATAATGCTGAAAGGTTTGCATTGACCCCTGAAGATGCGAGAGGTGTGTATAGTTCAATTAGTTCATTAGGTTTTACAACTTCAAAAATACTCGCACAATTAGGTTTGGTGATTGGAGCATTTCTAACACCATGGATGATGTCTATTTATACCGGTTTGATAGTTTTAATCGGATTTTTCTTAATGTATTTGGTGTTGTTTAAAACGTCGAAAGTACCCGAAAACTATAAATAA
- the fabF gene encoding beta-ketoacyl-ACP synthase II — protein MSKEQRVVITGLGALSPLGNDAKTSWENALKGVNGIDEITRIDTSDYNVHLGGELKDFNIEDYIEKKEARRMDRFTQYAVVAAREAVKDAQLDINATNADRIGVWIGSGIGGMETFEVAHSQLLNRGPRRVSPFFVPMLIPDMATGQVSIDLGAKGPNGSTVTACATGTNSIGEAFKIIQRGDADAMITGGSEAPITHMAIAGFSASRALSTNDDKETACRPFQEGRDGFVMGEGAGVLVIESLESAQARDAEIYAEIVGYGSTGDAYHITAPAPEGEGGSRAMQAAMDDAGIQPEDIQYLNAHGTSTPVGDLNEVLAIKNTFGEAANNLKVSSTKSMTGHLLGATGGLEAIFSALSIRDSKVAPTIHAVTPDPECDLDFVPNEAQDLDITYAMSNSLGFGGHNAVLVLKKFAD, from the coding sequence ATGAGCAAAGAGCAACGCGTTGTAATTACAGGACTAGGCGCATTATCTCCACTAGGTAATGATGCAAAAACTTCATGGGAAAATGCCTTGAAAGGTGTGAACGGTATTGATGAAATTACACGCATCGATACTTCTGATTATAATGTACACCTAGGCGGAGAACTAAAAGACTTTAATATTGAAGATTATATTGAGAAAAAAGAAGCACGCCGCATGGATCGCTTCACTCAATATGCAGTAGTTGCTGCAAGAGAAGCGGTAAAGGATGCGCAATTAGATATTAATGCTACTAATGCTGATAGAATCGGTGTATGGATTGGTTCAGGTATCGGTGGAATGGAAACATTTGAGGTTGCACATAGCCAATTACTTAACCGTGGTCCTCGCCGTGTCAGCCCATTCTTTGTACCAATGTTGATTCCGGATATGGCGACAGGCCAAGTATCAATTGATTTAGGAGCTAAAGGACCTAACGGTTCAACTGTAACTGCTTGTGCAACAGGTACCAATTCAATTGGTGAAGCATTTAAAATCATTCAACGCGGTGATGCAGATGCTATGATTACAGGCGGCAGTGAAGCACCTATTACACATATGGCAATTGCAGGTTTCAGTGCTAGCCGTGCTTTGTCTACAAATGATGACAAAGAAACAGCTTGCCGACCATTCCAAGAAGGCCGCGACGGCTTCGTTATGGGTGAAGGTGCAGGTGTATTAGTGATTGAATCATTAGAATCTGCTCAAGCACGCGACGCAGAAATTTATGCCGAAATCGTAGGCTATGGTTCAACAGGTGATGCTTACCATATTACTGCTCCAGCTCCTGAAGGCGAAGGCGGTTCTCGCGCAATGCAAGCAGCTATGGATGATGCAGGTATTCAACCTGAAGATATCCAATACTTAAATGCTCACGGTACAAGTACACCAGTGGGTGACTTAAATGAAGTATTGGCAATCAAAAATACTTTCGGTGAGGCTGCAAACAACTTGAAAGTCAGCTCAACTAAATCTATGACAGGTCATTTATTAGGGGCTACAGGTGGTTTGGAAGCTATCTTCTCAGCACTTTCAATTCGCGACAGTAAAGTTGCACCGACAATTCATGCGGTAACTCCAGATCCGGAATGCGATTTGGATTTTGTACCGAATGAAGCCCAAGATTTAGATATTACTTATGCAATGAGTAACAGTCTTGGATTTGGCGGACACAACGCTGTCCTTGTATTGAAAAAATTTGCAGACTAA
- a CDS encoding beta-ketoacyl-ACP synthase III, producing the protein MDVGIKGFGTYVPEKVVDNAYFESFLETSDEWISKMTGIKERRWAGEDQETSDLAYEASVKAIKDAGIQPEDIDMVIVATSTGDFPFPTVANMLQERLGLGKVATMDQLAACSGFMYSLITAKQYVLSGDYQNILVVGVDKLSKITDMTDRSTAILFGDGAGAAVIGEVSEGRGIISYEMGSDGSGGKYLYLNPENGKIFMNGREVFKFAVRIMGEASRNVVDKAGMTADDVDMFVPHQANIRIMESARERLGIPKEKMSVSVNKYGNTSAASIPLSIGQELENGRIKDDDVLVLVGFGGGLTWGAITLRWGK; encoded by the coding sequence ATGGACGTGGGTATTAAAGGCTTCGGAACTTATGTTCCGGAAAAGGTAGTTGACAATGCCTATTTTGAAAGTTTTTTAGAAACATCAGATGAATGGATTTCTAAAATGACAGGAATTAAAGAACGCAGATGGGCAGGAGAAGATCAAGAAACATCAGATCTTGCATATGAAGCTAGCGTTAAAGCAATTAAAGATGCAGGTATTCAACCTGAAGATATAGATATGGTTATCGTAGCAACTTCAACAGGAGATTTTCCATTCCCAACTGTAGCTAATATGCTTCAAGAGCGACTTGGATTAGGTAAAGTTGCAACAATGGATCAACTTGCAGCTTGTTCAGGCTTTATGTATTCATTAATTACTGCTAAACAATATGTATTATCAGGCGATTATCAAAATATATTAGTAGTCGGAGTAGATAAATTATCTAAAATCACAGATATGACAGACCGCTCTACAGCTATTCTTTTCGGAGACGGCGCAGGTGCTGCTGTAATAGGTGAAGTATCAGAAGGACGCGGAATTATCAGCTACGAAATGGGCTCTGACGGCAGTGGCGGTAAATATTTATATCTTAATCCGGAAAATGGTAAAATCTTTATGAATGGGCGAGAAGTCTTTAAATTTGCAGTACGTATTATGGGAGAAGCTTCACGTAATGTAGTTGATAAAGCAGGTATGACTGCAGATGACGTAGATATGTTTGTTCCACATCAAGCAAATATCAGAATTATGGAATCAGCTCGAGAACGTTTAGGAATCCCTAAAGAAAAAATGAGCGTATCAGTTAATAAATACGGCAATACTTCAGCGGCTTCTATTCCGTTAAGTATCGGCCAAGAACTTGAAAACGGCAGAATTAAAGATGATGATGTCTTAGTTCTTGTTGGATTCGGCGGCGGCCTGACTTGGGGCGCAATTACACTAAGATGGGGAAAATAG
- a CDS encoding YjzD family protein, with amino-acid sequence MRYIMVLFWSVLLLEMVNFVLNSLAGGGKLNFIIPLVFAVIFTIVVAILDALMKPVKDSTSVKDSKQ; translated from the coding sequence ATGAGATACATTATGGTACTATTCTGGTCAGTATTGCTGCTTGAAATGGTAAACTTTGTATTAAACAGTTTAGCAGGCGGCGGTAAATTGAATTTTATTATCCCACTCGTATTTGCAGTTATCTTCACAATTGTAGTTGCAATTTTAGATGCGCTCATGAAGCCAGTTAAAGATTCAACTTCTGTTAAAGATAGCAAACAGTAA